From Pyrenophora tritici-repentis strain M4 chromosome 1, whole genome shotgun sequence, the proteins below share one genomic window:
- a CDS encoding PcnB, tRNA nucleotidyltransferase-poly(A) polymerase: MTSEDAPSVQLELTEVETKLRQLLLDVAAYIDEAPSNGDATAVQVPEHLANEKITLRWTGGWVRDKLLKVGSNDIDVAINKMTGEHFGLKMQEYLEIPGNAEKHGLIEPNDDLDARDKTKKIAPGLHKIEANPEKSKNLETATTKIMGIDLDLVNLRKETYNEVSRNPQMEFGTAEEDAMRRDATVNAMFYNLHTCQVEDFTGRGHDDMAAKIIRTPLEPYQTFKDDPLRVLRLIRFASRLDYTIEPETAKAMGNADIQDVLKIKISRERVGIELEKMLKGPRPRMALELIDRFGLYRTVFTDPTRELPTEPETAYFTPAYDFVESVVKKSGEVPTAIPDILMRNEDEKYLAWVCATMMPWADAPTVPHQKPLQRPYFVAYLVAREGFKAPNKICDIVATCLSNSEEIRNLVAQCAKGLRRPDTINPTSDATARDTLGMAIRRWGSTWRTQVLFNLVYEVVLGRVSKEELLRSYSSFLNRVTELKILEADTFRPLLKGTDLAKALGTKPGPWMKDALDVVMAWQLRNPDITDPAAAIEAVKASRGEKTDSELPLRLASHFLQLTIPPLFPQNKPSSNALEASRQPAPWKEAGNQYALDLLEWTIGSLGQKSIEAKWHFLMPPILKMIDDVDVQWKAKGCHILGLLLGRLQKAGDASKKESNFLQRTGYHHIFADALLPLFTYIPSITPEQESVTLFKAVLVAVTLLALLLPTDTNNGDNREQFLDKILRQGILSPLAHFPTPSSYPELATLIMSHVPVVQGHMGIDTVKHLPDLVPLLSGILQEPFALAHIRLLDAALGALQSVMLSAWPRLHNYRANIMMGLCVLWSTCLEEQKKPSGQDVEGVKAQVKDTVAMLDAVMQGQEDGLVDTWNQEKCNVVQAAPGFEDLFAECGVVAK; encoded by the exons GAGACCAAGCTAAGACAACTGTTGCTCGATGTTGCCGCTTATATCGACGAGGCCCCTTCTAATGGAGACGCTACTGCCGTGCAGGTACCAGAGCACCTTGCAAACGAAAAGATCACGCTTCGTTGGACGGGAGGATGGGTGCGAGACAAGCTCTTGAAAGTCGGCAGCAACGACATTGATGTTGCCATCAACAAGATGACCGGGGAGCACTTTGGCCTCAAGATGCAAGAGTATCTTGAAATCCCAGGCAATGCAGAGAAACACGGCCTCATTGAACCCAACGATGACCTCGATGCACGCGACAAGACCAAGAAGATTGCCCCGGGTCTGCACAAGATTGAGGCGAACCCCGAAAAGTCAAAGAACCTCGAAACAGCCACGACCAAAATCATGGGCATTGACTTGGATCTGGTCAATCTAAGGAAAGAGACTTACAACGAAGTCTCTCGCAACCCGCAGATGGAGTTTGGTACAGCTGAAGAAGACGCCATGCGCCGCGATGCTACCGTAAATGCCATGTTCTACAACCTCCACACATGCCAGGTTGAGGACTTTACAGGCCGTGGACATGACGACATGGCTGCCAAGATCATTCGAACGCCGTTGGAGCCCTATCAAACATTCAAGGATGATCCCTTGCGAGTACTCCGGCTGATTCGTTTCGCCAGCCGTCTCGACTACACCATCGAGCCTGAGACTGCAAAGGCCATGGGAAACGCAGACATCCAGGATGTGCTGAAGATCAAGATCAGCCGCGAACGTGTCGGCATTGAACTCGAGAAGATGCTCAAGGGTCCTCGGCCGCGTATGGCGCTGGAGCTGATTGACCGCTTTGGCCTCTACCGGACCGTCTTTACAGACCCGACGCGCGAGTTGCCTACTGAACCCGAAACAGCCTACTTTACGCCTGCATACGACTTTGTTGAATCGGTTGTCAAGAAGAGTGGCGAGGTACCTACTGCTATTCCAGACATCCTCATGAGAAACGAGGATGAAAAGTACCTGGCTTGGGTCTGCGCTACGATGATGCCTTGGGCTGATGCGCCCACTGTACCCCATCAGAAGCCCTTGCAACGGCCATACTTTGTCGCTTACCTAGTCGCTCGTGAGGGTTTCAAGGCGCCAAACAAGATCTGTGACATTGTTGCCACATGCCTGAGCAACAGCGAGGAGATTCGTAACCTTGTCGCTCAGTGTGCAAAAGGCCTTCGACGACCTGATACCATTAACCCGACCAGCGACGCCACAGCTCGGGATACTCTGGGAATGGCCATTCGCCGGTGGGGCTCTACATGGAGAACGCAAGTCTTGTTCAATCTCGTCTACGAGGTTGTGCTAGGACGTGTATCCAAAGAAG AACTTCTCCGTTCCTACTCCAGCTTCCTCAATCGGGTAACTGAGCTCAAGATCCTCGAAGCAGATACCTTCAGACCTCTACTCAAAGGCACAGACCTTGCCAAGGCACTCGGTACAAAGCCTGGCCCTTGGATGAAGGACGCCCTCGACGTGGTCATGGCCTGGCAGCTACGCAATCCCGATATCACGGACCCCGCCGCCGCTATCGAGGCCGTCAAGGCTTCTAGGGGCGAGAAAACCGATAGTGAGCTTCCCCTTCGCCTGGCATCACACTTTCTTCAGCTTACCATTCCACCTCTCTTCCCGCAGAATAAGCCCTCGTCGAATGCACTGGAAGCTTCGCGGCAACCGGCGCCGTGGAAGGAGGCGGGGAATCAATACGCGCTGGATTTGCTGGAGTGGACGATTGGCTCACTAGGCCAAAAGTCGATAGAAGCGAAATGGCACTTCCTGATGCCACCCATACTCAAGATGATTGACGATGTCGACGTGCAGTGGAAAGCAAAGGGCTGTCATATACTTGGTCTGCTTCTTGGACGGCTGCAAAAAGCAGGCGATGCATCCAAGAAAGAGTCAAACTTTCTGCAGCGCACGGGTTATCACCACATCTTTGCGGACGCTCTACTTCCCTTGTTTACATATATCCCCTCGATAACACCGGAGCAAGAATCAGTCACACTGTTCAAAGCAGTCTTGGTTGCTGTAACTTTGCTCGCTCTGCTTCTCCCTACCGATACGAATAACGGCGACAACAGAGAGCAATTCCTAGATAAAATCCTTCGTCAGGGTATACTCTCCCCCCTTGCGCACTTTCCCACTCCGTCGTCGTACCCTGAACTTGCTACGTTGATCATGTCTCACGTGCCCGTGGTACAAGGTCACATGGGCATAGACACTGTCAAACACCTGCCCGACCTTGTACCTCTGCTCTCGGGTATCCTGCAAGAGCCCTTTGCACTCGCTCACATACGGCTGCTGGATGCCGCGCTCGGCGCTCTGCAGAGTGTGATGCTGAGTGCTTGGCCTAGGCTGCACAACTACCGCGCAAATATCATGATGGGGTTGTGCGTGCTGTGGAGTACTTGTCTGGAAGAGCAGAAGAAGCCTAGTGGTCAGGACGTCGAAGGTGTCAAAGCGCAGGTCAAGGACACGGTTGCGATGCTTGATGCGGTTATGCAAGGCCAGGAAGACGGGCTGGTGGATACGTGGAACCAGGAAAAGTGCAATGTGGTTCAGGCAGCACCGGGGTTTGAGGACTTGTTTGCAGAGTGCGGTGTCGTGGCCAAGTAA
- a CDS encoding Npa1 domain containing protein yields MGKRTAFEANTKGAHFDRDSKRQRTENDHERNSPRPNAGAEEVTTARDLQNALFFDQSSQGDFRSGLSLFKRFLDSILYPVDEHDVPRKRAILREYLDTQKGRERDEKDKSFLQNLTQGWDHAVETNYSAIVSQVTAVLALLFKVFASHPDFLDYGTLLAKTLLQPHIARRFVRSTSAASKEENVIAPALRLLTELTRFNEGAHARAVYAKRDFTLEPKILGRNINMGREQSAADHIKKPSIRTTAIRYLLTHLRYQDERAKSEILSNTNVIRAVFDHMRTDPPFLVFEILDVFKSHVFQDKAIARHTKSRILNGKALSRIASLYSYEVEEGSLADGHKAPDQLAHDFLRLVCTDPAYGVMLPTQGFYPSTFDDEEGDQDDAADYGNDLGLESLDNYSKTTKVRNIILSEFIQNQRPYANTLHQELVVDIFKACPELIADYFVKRRDFSYDPKLTSTWIGYSAFLYQTIQLPVPKYFGAKKSYRDHPPPVPILMNSILPQPLNQQALTKCLNHSSDLIQLFAIRVLIVALQKLRSVLQELSNGSAARSSKQWEQAAKRLVSEVSRRCPQIRTVFLALKKPGLKDMKRESITRLLRLYYEVTPQVALQEKFDVSLPLCNALVEAEKPAPSPEDNVFRIMELEHWIQMARLSPAMRWWQKQKSLQYSPFVTLLRLLMTSKESELYAGIRSLLSDILQDQEMLQTKTSPDALDALIASLGSTSGSRTPSNDVLDFLDDCCARFTKVPIKYFDDLDAMRASKQTAVEVGPFSTLLMTLVEQWPFKGGETATNVADAIAQWLSRLLYLLKLIGEDETMLGHVRDALVESTTTAYKEMLKDAFLWKMGKERAKESLKLATGADFSGSERSSASPVPRPAEEISHQAKIRTAVDLEAPPVEDEKHMGLTRWRKKDLGEAIDDGDIGELVLCLCSEHAEIRIQAINNIRQLTTIIQSTGRNETGKADVTEAQPSNNMDFDLQQLYLLLGELLETVDATGGEAFPYVGGVLAARCAGIVADPTHSLFSTVNRFLTASPAWDINSLLRFFWHRIVATQPDDDTTYHKEVEWYFDYLMDSLRTPADMELFRRSNIFEQLLSHYGSRSCPASAKDKMVRLLLRATHVGGSTTLITRCGLIPWIQMMLDGHDARHRALRTLAARVYETCDQEKVAAWGSDSIHNTVASLIRA; encoded by the exons ATGGGCAAAAGGACGGCTTTCGAGGCCAATACAAAGGGCGCGCATTTTGATCGCGATTCCAAGCGCCAAAGAACAGAAAATGACCACGAGCGCAACTCGCCGCGACCAAATGCCGGTGCTGAGGAAGTCACGACTGCGCGCGACTTGCAGAACGCTCTGTTCTTCGACCAGAGCTCCCAGGGCGACTTCCGAAGCG GGTTGAGTCTGTTCAAACGATTCCTCGATTCCATCCTCTACCCGGTCGACGAGCACGACGTGCCCCGCAAACGAGCCATCCTCCGCGAGTACCTAGACACGCAAAAAGGAAGAGAACGGGATGAAAAGGACAAGTCATTCCTGCAGAATCTTACGCAAGGATGGGACCATGCGGTCGAGACCAACTACAGCGCCATTGTGTCGCAGGTGACGGCTGTGCTTGCGCTCTTGTTCAAGGTCTTTGCCAGCCACCCCGACTTCCTCGACTACGGTACCCTCTTGGCAAAGACACTCCTACAGCCTCACATCGCCCGCCGTTTTGTTCGGAGTACGTCGGCAGCTTCCAAGGAGGAGAATGTCATCGCGCCCGCTCTGCGACTGCTCACCGAGCTTACAAGATTCAATGAGGGCGCGCATGCGAGGGCCGTCTACGCGAAGAGAGACTTTACGCTCGAGCCGAAGATCCTCGGGAGGAACATCAATATGGGAAGAGAGCAATCAGCCGCAGATCACATCAAGAAACCAAGCATTCGCACAACCGCAATCAGGTATCTTCTCACCCACTTGAGGTACCAGGATGAGCGCGCCAAGAGCGAGATCTTGTCCAACACAAATGTCATCCGCGCCGTTTTCGATCACATGCGTACCGACCCGCCCTTTCTGGTGTTCGAGATACTTGACGTGTTCAAGAGCCATGTATTTCAAGACAAAGCTATTGCGCGGCATACCAAGAGCAGAATCCTGAATGGAAAGGCCTTGTCGCGGATAGCCAGCTTGTACAGCTATGAAGTAGAAGAAGGCTCGCTTGCCGACGGACACAAGGCGCCGGATCAGCTTGCTCACGACTTCCTACGCCTAGTCTGCACAGATCCCGCTTATGGTGTCATGTTGCCTACCCAGGGCTTTTACCCATCTACATTTGACGATGAAGAGGGCGACCAGGACGACGCGGCTGACTATGGTAACGACCTCGGTCTCGAATCACTAGACAACTACAGCAAGACGACAAAAGTGCGAAACATAATCCTCTCGGAATTCATCCAGAACCAGAGGCCATATGCGAACACGCTGCATCAGGAGCTCGTTGTCGACATCTTCAAAGCCTGTCCCGAGTTGATCGCAGATTATTTTGTCAAACGGCGCGATTTCAGTTACGACCCCAAACTCACGTCGACATGGATAGGATATTCTGCGTTCCTGTACCAAACGATCCAGCTTCCCGTACCCAAGTACTTTGGTGCAAAGAAGAGCTATCGCGACCACCCGCCACCCGTCCCTATCCTAATGAACAGCATCCTTCCTCAACCCCTCAACCAGCAAGCGCTTACAAAGTGTCTCAATCACAGCTCCGACCTCATCCAGCTATTCGCTATCCGTGTCCTGATAGTCGCGCTTCAGAAACTACGGAGTGTACTGCAGGAGCTCAGCAATGGCAGCGCCGCCAGATCGTCTAAACAATGGGAGCAAGCGGCTAAACGTTTGGTATCTGAAGTCAGTCGGCGTTGCCCGCAGATACGGACTGTGTTCCTGGCGCTGAAGAAGCCGGGTCTGAAGGACATGAAGCGAGAGTCGATCACAAGATTGCTGCGACTTTACTATGAGGTCACACCTCAGGTTGCGCTGCAAGAAAAGTTCGACGTCTCTCTACCGTTGTGCAATGCACTGGTAGAGGCCGAAAAGCCCGCTCCGTCACCTGAGGATAATGTCTTCCGCATCATGGAGCTTGAGCACTGGATTCAGATGGCAAGGCTCTCGCCAGCCATGCGCTGGTGGCAAAAGCAGA AATCCCTCCAGTACTCCCCGTTTGTCACACTCCTAAGGCTGCTAATGACTTCAAAAGAGAGCGAGCTATATGCAGGCATAAGATCGCTCCTGAGTGATATATTACAAGATCAGGAAATGCTGCAGACCAAGACTTCACCCGACGCTCTCGATGCTCTCATTGCAAGTTTAGGATCGACATCTGGATCAAGAACGCCTTCCAACGACGTTCTTGACTTCTTAGACGACTGCTGCGCTCGTTTCACCAAAGTGCCCATCAAGTACTTTGATGACCTTGACGCCATGCGTGCAAGCAAGCAAACAGCAGTTGAAGTCGGGCCTTTCAGCACACTTCTGATGACATTGGTGGAGCAATGGCCATTCAAGGGTGGCGAGACTGCAACAAACGTCGCTGACGCCATCGCTCAATGGCTCTCGAGGCTTCTCTACCTGCTCAAACTAATCGGCGAAGATGAGACAATGCTCGGACATGTCCGCGACGCTCTAGTGGAATCAACGACCACAGCCTACAAAGAGATGCTTAAGGATGCATTCCTCTGGAAGATGGGCAAGGAGCGGGCAAAGGAATCACTGAAGCTGGCGACCGGTGCAGACTTTAGTGGCTCGGAAAGATCATCTGCATCCCCAGTACCAAGGCCAGCGGAGGAAATTAGCCACCAAGCGAAAATCAGGACTGCTGTCGATCTTGAGGCACCGCCTGTCGAGGACGAAAAACACATGGGCCTCACACGTTGGAGGAAGAAGGATCTTGGCGAGGCGATTGACGACGGGGATATAGGGGAGCTCGTATTATGTCTCTGCTCCGAACATGCCGAAATTCGCATACAAGCCATCAACAACATCCGGCAGCTCACTACGATAATACAATCTACTGGACGCAACGAGACCGGCAAGGCTGATGTGACAGAAGCTCAGCCAAGCAACAACATGGACTTTGATCTTCAGCAGCTCTACCTCCTCCTCGGAGAGCTTTTGGAGACTGTCGATGCTACTGGTGGGGAAGCGTTCCCATATGTTGGTGGCGTCCTTGCCGCCCGTTGCGCCGGGATAGTGGCGGATCCCACACACTCACTCTTCAGTACGGTGAACAGATTCCTCACTGCTTCTCCAGCCTGGGATATCAACTCACTCCTGCGCTTCTTCTGGCATCGCATTGTGGCTACCCAACCAGACGATGATACTACATATCACAAGGAGGTAGAGTGGTACTTTGACTATCTCATGGACAGTCTGCGAACACCTGCCGATATGGAACTGTTCAGACGGAGCAACATTTTCGAGCAACTGCTTAGCCACTACGGATCGCGGTCGTGTCCTGCGTCTGCAAAGGACAAGATGGTGAGGCTGCTGCTGCGAGCGACACACGTAGGGGGCAGCACAACACTCATCACGAGGTGTGGGCTTATTCCCTGGATCCAGATGATGCTTGACGGTCACGATGCGCGACACCGTGCACTGAGGACTCTGGCTGCACGTGTGTATGAGACGTGCGATCAGGAGAAGGTGGCTGCGTGGGGCAGCGATAGCATCCACAATACGGTTGCTTCTCTTATAAGAGCTTGA
- a CDS encoding Med15 multi-domain protein encodes MRGPSYSYEELQALRESPLVKKPDGLPSISQWMDVPAEQNTNNGHANNNGTLRRARGARDAEGTTATEQRPLINPMGQFGRRQSMRKLSEAQGIKAAINALFVEPGEETVLGPPKLAFLSARTPAKATGDAKERTGFTSTDGDSVGDRFPKNDRWTRDPQPDRNRDKGYANGRRVPREDGEGWTNVKGRKSLGQEDFERFGRNGDRNRDKHEGDAEADAPPRRNNRERNEPRWGRRDEAKEEAPKTSVQSSWRERDRERERDNGREWTRGGTRGEEDPEWMDAKVEKKEIKPRTQEDFQRWKEQMRAKDAPTGENNEQRDSIGDMPTAVAAAPMLTAPLHTPIGAEPTQGILFGNWGRDKAAELPPTETISAKPKPDKKSRFMTMFAKPDESPAQGQHQMPVPSSPAPVMEANADKEGFQRILQMLGQVSVAGSPAPPPQTTMPPPMNGMRHGGGIALDYHHDSPPPELQHGRPPPRTLEQQSMLDNILGPRPGAPESRPSQQSRFAASMSPENAMPEQFRIPRPDSSHPEDNFPHQPPPRTTQAQDANLAALLNSRAQESQRDQATKQRERDFLLNLMQQPSRSTPPQAQIPNLPRQSQENHNMAFFEQQRQPPQQHAQQQPKNRGAIPPGFMEDPRMYTESEMLRREAVERREQEIRQLQMMQQQETMRAKNNPRLPMGYPNPEDPMMGLQRRNTGGDPRMPTNMGIPSQPVPDMHYMDRRGQPGMPPTPQERPNIAPPPGFGGPMRQPPGLGGPNPQQMGPGGPSFSGGNTPLGQPPGFPPGNIRGLGFPGGPGGNGMQGPPGYFPPPGYGGPPMPGMRGVEDPRMMFEGQFGGPPRQPGRPGPPNMY; translated from the coding sequence ATGCGGGGGCCAAGCTACTCATATGAGGAACTGCAGGCCTTGAGAGAGTCTCCACTAGTCAAGAAGCCCGATGGCCTGCCTTCTATCTCGCAATGGATGGACGTGCCCGCCGAGCAAAACACCAACAATGGCCACGCCAACAACAATGGCACTTTGCGTCGTGCCCGGGGTGCGCGAGACGCTGAAGGAACGACGGCAACCGAGCAGCGACCGCTGATCAACCCCATGGGCCAATTTGGACGGCGTCAGAGCATGCGTAAGTTGTCTGAAGCTCAGGGCATCAAGGCCGCTATTAACGCGCTTTTTGTAGAACCTGGCGAGGAGACTGTGCTCGGTCCGCCAAAGCTAGCCTTTCTCTCAGCGCGTACCCCGGCCAAAGCAACAGGCGACGCAAAGGAGCGCACCGGGTTTACCTCTACAGACGGAGACAGTGTTGGAGACCGCTTCCCCAAGAACGATCGATGGACCCGGGACCCGCAGCCTGACCGAAACCGAGACAAGGGCTACGCCAATGGCCGCCGTGTCCCCCGCGAGGACGGCGAGGGCTGGACAAACGTCAAGGGTCGCAAGAGCTTGGGTCAAGAGGACTTTGAGCGCTTTGGTCGTAATGGTGATCGCAACCGCGACAAACACGAGGGCGATGCAGAGGCAGATGCACCCCCGCGCCGTAACAACCGGGAGCGAAACGAGCCGCGCTGGGGCCGACGTGACGAGGCCAAAGAAGAGGCACCCAAGACGAGTGTTCAGAGTAGCTGGCGTGAGCGTGACCGCGAGCGGGAGCGCGACAATGGCCGCGAATGGACCCGGGGCGGAACCCGTGGTGAGGAAGACCCGGAGTGGATGGATGCCAAGGTGGAAAAGAAGGAGATCAAGCCTCGCACACAGGAAGACTTTCAGCGCTGGAAAGAGCAGATGAGGGCCAAGGATGCACCGACTGGCGAGAACAATGAGCAGAGGGACAGTATCGGTGACATGCCCACCGCCGTCGCCGCTGCGCCCATGTTGACCGCACCGCTGCATACCCCTATTGGCGCCGAACCAACACAGGGCATCTTGTTTGGAAATTGGGGCAGAGACAAGGCGGCTGAGCTCCCACCGACAGAGACCATTTCGGCAAAACCAAAGCCAGACAAGAAGTCCAGGTTCATGACCATGTTCGCGAAACCAGACGAGTCACCCGCGCAGGGCCAACACCAGATGCCCGTACCTTCGTCGCCCGCACCTGTCATGGAAGCCAATGCCGACAAGGAGGGCTTTCAACGTATCCTTCAAATGCTCGGTCAAGTCAGCGTAGCCGGTTCTCCAGCCCCTCCACCTCAAACAACTATGCCTCCTCCCATGAACGGCATGAGGCATGGCGGTGGCATTGCATTAGACTACCACCATGACTCCCCGCCGCCAGAGCTACAGCATGGTAGACCACCACCACGAACTCTAGAGCAGCAGAGCATGTTGGACAATATTCTCGGTCCACGTCCTGGTGCACCCGAGTCTCGCCCTTCTCAGCAATCGCGCTTCGCTGCTAGTATGTCACCCGAGAATGCAATGCCAGAGCAATTCAGGATTCCGCGACCCGACTCCAGTCATCCAGAAGACAACTTCCCTCACCAGCCCCCGCCGCGCACCACACAAGCACAGGATGCCAATCTCGCAGCTCTCCTCAACAGTCGCGCACAGGAATCCCAGCGTGACCAAGCCACCAAGCAGCGCGAACGTGACTTCCTATTGAACCTGATGCAACAACCATCTCGCTCTACGCCTCCTCAGGCACAGATCCCCAATCTGCCTCGCCAGTCACAGGAAAACCACAACATGGCCTTCTTCGAACAACAGAGGCAGCCACCTCAACAACACGCTCAGCAACAGCCCAAGAACCGCGGCGCTATTCCCCCAGGCTTCATGGAAGACCCGAGGATGTATACTGAGTCCGAAATGCTACGACGAGAGGCCGTCGAACGCCGCGAGCAAGAGATTCGACAGCTTCAAATGATGCAGCAGCAAGAGACTATGCGCGCAAAGAATAACCCTCGCCTGCCAATGGGATATCCTAACCCCGAGGATCCAATGATGGGTCTTCAGCGCCGCAACACTGGAGGTGATCCTCGCATGCCTACGAACATGGGTATTCCCTCACAACCAGTCCCCGATATGCATTACATGGATAGGCGAGGTCAGCCAGGCATGCCACCAACACCCCAAGAGCGACCCAACATTGCTCCCCCTCCAGGATTCGGTGGTCCCATGCGCCAACCACCCGGTCTTGGTGGCCCCAACCCGCAACAAATGGGACCTGGAGGACCGAGTTTCTCAGGTGGTAACACACCATTGGGCCAGCCTCCTGGTTTCCCGCCTGGTAACATACGCGGTCTGGGTTTCCCTGGAGGACCTGGTGGCAATGGCATGCAGGGTCCGCCAGGCTACTTCCCACCCCCTGGCTACGGTGGTCCTCCCATGCCTGGCATGCGAGGTGTCGAAGACCCTAGGATGATGTTCGAAGGCCAATTTGGCGGACCTCCTCGCCAGCCAGGTCGTCCCGGCCCACCCAACATGTACTAA